A region from the Hyalangium minutum genome encodes:
- a CDS encoding GNAT family N-acetyltransferase: protein MPATIEQLGPQHTDALRSFLAKDSTHNIYLLGLFEEFGIVPRAGRARFAFHGRFDGKNLTAALFVGGEGGLVVPSASDPAFISELAESLGSQLRLQASVGEKPTVDALVRILGNNAKPRLSRVQRLFAVSADDLGPFTNPILRLAKEEDLPRLMPLALGAVRELMERDPLAEDPNGYEARVMQRVRGRRTYVLEENGTLIFKVDIGSRSQHGAELEGLYTLPQERNKGHATLCLGQICRHLLSSLPRLVIRVDEKDESTARIARKVGFLAGRVQRLVLLE, encoded by the coding sequence ATGCCCGCCACCATCGAACAGCTTGGACCTCAGCACACGGATGCTTTGCGGTCGTTCCTGGCGAAGGACTCGACGCACAACATCTACCTGCTCGGTCTCTTCGAAGAGTTCGGCATCGTCCCGCGAGCGGGGCGAGCGCGGTTCGCTTTTCACGGCCGGTTCGATGGGAAGAACCTGACGGCGGCCCTCTTCGTGGGCGGCGAGGGTGGGCTGGTGGTGCCCTCGGCGAGCGACCCGGCCTTCATCAGCGAACTGGCCGAGAGCCTGGGCTCGCAGTTGCGGCTCCAGGCCTCGGTGGGCGAGAAGCCCACGGTGGATGCACTGGTGCGCATCCTCGGGAACAACGCCAAGCCCCGGCTGTCGCGGGTGCAGCGGCTGTTCGCCGTGTCCGCCGATGACCTGGGGCCCTTCACCAACCCCATCCTCCGGCTGGCCAAGGAGGAGGACCTGCCCCGGCTGATGCCGCTGGCGCTCGGCGCGGTGCGCGAGCTGATGGAGCGGGACCCCCTGGCCGAGGACCCGAACGGCTATGAGGCGCGGGTGATGCAGCGCGTGCGCGGCCGGCGGACCTACGTGCTGGAGGAGAACGGCACGCTGATCTTCAAGGTGGACATCGGCAGCCGCTCGCAGCACGGGGCGGAGCTCGAGGGCCTCTACACCCTGCCTCAGGAGCGCAACAAGGGCCACGCGACGCTGTGCCTGGGGCAGATCTGCCGGCACCTGCTGTCCTCGCTGCCTCGGCTGGTGATACGGGTGGACGAGAAGGACGAGAGCACGGCGCGAATTGCCCGGAAGGTGGGCTTCCTGGCCGGACGCGTTCAGCGCCTCGTGTTGTTGGAATAG
- a CDS encoding tRNA-(ms[2]io[6]A)-hydroxylase — protein sequence MSRPTPSRRPLSGEGPVILHSATDPRWLPQALERFNEVLVDHAHCEKKAAANALSLLQAYPELPGLPAQMARLAREESAHLARVLDLMAARGLTLSKDAGDPYAQGLQKLIRTPAGERKVDRLLVAAIIEARSCERLSLLSEGLEDPALRRFYGELAQSEDGHQSLFYRLAVTAGGDEATIHERLEFLLAREAEVIASVGLRAAIH from the coding sequence ATGTCTCGGCCGACGCCCAGCCGCCGCCCTCTCTCGGGAGAGGGCCCTGTCATCCTCCACTCGGCCACGGATCCGCGTTGGCTGCCGCAGGCCCTCGAGCGCTTCAACGAGGTGCTGGTGGACCATGCCCACTGCGAGAAGAAGGCTGCGGCGAACGCGCTCTCACTGCTGCAGGCGTACCCGGAGCTGCCGGGCCTTCCGGCGCAGATGGCACGGCTGGCGCGCGAGGAGAGCGCGCACCTGGCCCGAGTGCTGGACCTGATGGCGGCGCGGGGGCTGACGCTGAGCAAGGACGCGGGGGACCCGTACGCGCAGGGGCTGCAGAAGCTCATCCGGACTCCGGCGGGGGAGCGAAAGGTGGACCGGCTGCTGGTGGCGGCCATCATCGAAGCACGCTCCTGCGAGCGCCTCTCGCTGCTGTCCGAGGGCTTGGAGGATCCGGCGCTGCGCCGCTTCTATGGAGAGCTGGCGCAGTCCGAGGACGGGCACCAGTCCCTCTTCTACCGGCTGGCCGTGACGGCGGGCGGAGACGAGGCCACCATCCACGAGCGGCTGGAGTTCCTGCTGGCCCGCGAGGCCGAGGTGATTGCCTCCGTGGGGCTGCGCGCCGCGATTCACTGA
- a CDS encoding RCC1 domain-containing protein, whose amino-acid sequence MSHPPYRFQSTRRALRKTALVLSALTFGLNGCSTQPSAPQQQEQEDSATATFSIKAADFFESSGQSGSRSSASLRSAQAFTFNEVTTLRITVKDKVSNTPLYVNFDLGFSAGEWSGEIPFLPKNKALVFHAAALNSAREVLFEGDTEQTLSLPYQTIIIALSAANDGRTISIPRIRKISVPSAFGSDQAGNVSFSVEANTGETLTYEITPAQGGGTFYPVNGSFTLATTSGTFVSQYVPPTVSSNTEFEHTVKVTNPAGHSVTTTFKTKIKPPGTTDGVQNTGITVLFAPVINSVSSSRITGTGNVLFQASVADNDAATDLRYAWSFTSAPSTNFNLTFTNNGTTNPATLQNYTTAAQGTITLAVTDTDNATTTLTYPLTPNQFPDNPVVEGGLTGINTIRAGESHTCALFNNGNLRCWGLNSSGELGYGNTFDIGDNEQPFTAGDVPLVGVGSKLAVGAHHTCALLDTGLVRCWGNNQYGQLGYNTTLNVGDGEPIVNYGYVNLGGIAVKIAAGAEHTCALMNTGNVRCWGRNNYGQLGRGHANDVGDNEQPYEGGDSDVNVGGTVKNIVAGGHHTCALLDNGHVRCWGFNAYGQLGYRDHTPLGDSEDPASRGDVPVGGDTVLQLAAGENHTCAVLSTGNLRCWGYNGFGQLGYGNTASVDTPSEAGDVDVGGQVLQVATGKLHTCALLGTGDLKCWGNGGSGRLGYGSASHRLAPTTVVDLGGSSAFQVTAGGSHTCALLSTGGARCWGENAAGQLGYGHVRDIGDTELPSSENDLQLLAP is encoded by the coding sequence ATGTCTCATCCCCCGTATCGTTTCCAGAGCACCCGGAGGGCGCTGCGCAAGACGGCCCTCGTCCTGTCGGCCCTCACCTTCGGCCTCAACGGCTGCAGCACCCAGCCCTCCGCGCCCCAGCAGCAGGAGCAGGAGGACTCCGCCACCGCCACCTTCTCCATCAAGGCCGCGGACTTCTTCGAGTCCTCTGGCCAGAGCGGCTCCCGCTCCTCCGCTTCGCTGCGCTCGGCCCAGGCCTTCACCTTCAACGAGGTGACGACGCTGCGCATCACCGTGAAGGACAAGGTCTCCAACACGCCGCTCTACGTGAACTTCGATTTGGGCTTCTCCGCGGGCGAGTGGAGCGGAGAGATTCCCTTCCTCCCCAAGAACAAGGCGCTCGTCTTCCACGCGGCGGCCCTCAACTCCGCACGCGAGGTGCTCTTCGAGGGAGACACCGAGCAGACCCTGTCGCTCCCCTACCAGACCATCATCATTGCCCTGTCCGCCGCCAATGACGGCCGGACCATCAGCATCCCCCGCATCCGGAAGATCTCCGTGCCCTCGGCCTTCGGCTCTGACCAGGCCGGCAACGTCTCCTTCTCCGTGGAGGCCAACACCGGAGAGACGCTCACCTATGAAATCACTCCCGCGCAGGGAGGCGGCACCTTCTACCCGGTGAACGGCTCCTTCACCCTGGCGACCACCTCGGGCACCTTCGTCAGCCAGTACGTGCCGCCCACCGTCAGCTCCAACACCGAGTTCGAGCACACGGTGAAGGTCACCAACCCGGCTGGCCACTCCGTCACCACCACCTTCAAGACCAAGATCAAGCCGCCCGGTACCACCGACGGCGTGCAGAACACCGGCATCACGGTGCTCTTCGCCCCGGTCATCAACAGCGTGAGCTCGAGCCGCATCACCGGCACCGGCAACGTGCTCTTCCAGGCCTCGGTGGCTGACAACGACGCCGCGACGGACCTCCGGTACGCCTGGAGCTTCACGTCCGCCCCGAGCACGAACTTCAACCTGACCTTCACCAACAACGGCACCACCAACCCCGCCACCCTGCAGAATTACACGACGGCCGCGCAGGGCACCATCACGCTGGCCGTGACGGACACCGACAACGCGACGACGACGCTCACCTACCCGCTGACGCCCAACCAGTTCCCCGACAACCCCGTCGTGGAGGGCGGGCTGACCGGCATCAACACCATCCGCGCGGGCGAGTCCCACACCTGCGCGCTCTTCAACAACGGCAACCTGCGCTGCTGGGGGCTCAACAGCAGCGGCGAGCTCGGCTACGGCAACACCTTCGACATCGGCGATAACGAGCAGCCCTTCACGGCGGGCGACGTGCCGCTGGTGGGCGTGGGCTCCAAGCTGGCGGTGGGCGCCCACCACACCTGCGCCCTGCTGGACACGGGCCTGGTGCGCTGCTGGGGCAACAACCAGTACGGCCAGCTCGGCTACAACACCACCCTCAACGTGGGGGATGGCGAGCCCATCGTCAACTACGGCTACGTCAACCTGGGCGGCATCGCGGTGAAGATCGCCGCGGGCGCCGAGCACACCTGCGCCCTGATGAACACGGGCAACGTGCGCTGCTGGGGCCGCAACAACTACGGCCAGCTCGGCCGGGGCCACGCCAATGACGTGGGTGACAACGAGCAGCCGTATGAAGGCGGGGACAGCGACGTGAACGTGGGAGGCACCGTGAAGAACATCGTCGCCGGTGGCCACCACACCTGCGCCCTGCTGGACAACGGCCACGTGCGCTGCTGGGGCTTCAACGCCTACGGCCAGCTGGGCTACAGGGACCACACCCCTCTCGGTGACAGCGAGGATCCCGCCTCCAGGGGAGATGTGCCGGTGGGCGGAGACACCGTCCTGCAGCTGGCGGCGGGCGAGAACCACACCTGCGCGGTGCTCAGCACCGGCAACCTGCGCTGCTGGGGCTACAACGGCTTCGGCCAGCTGGGCTACGGCAACACCGCCAGCGTCGACACGCCCTCCGAGGCGGGTGATGTGGACGTGGGCGGTCAGGTGCTCCAGGTGGCCACGGGCAAGCTCCACACCTGCGCCCTGCTGGGCACCGGCGACCTCAAGTGCTGGGGCAACGGCGGCAGCGGCCGGCTGGGCTACGGCAGCGCCTCGCACCGGCTCGCGCCCACCACCGTTGTGGACTTGGGTGGCTCCAGCGCCTTCCAGGTGACGGCGGGTGGCAGCCACACCTGCGCGCTGCTGAGCACGGGCGGCGCCCGCTGCTGGGGTGAGAACGCGGCCGGCCAGCTGGGCTACGGCCACGTCCGCGACATCGGCGACACCGAGCTGCCCTCCTCCGAGAACGACCTCCAGCTCCTCGCGCCGTAG
- a CDS encoding Kelch repeat-containing protein — translation MKKASTPLLLALGLALLAGCSASSGTGSAQLAVSLPQALSASVSRVSVTVSAADMPSVSVDLVFSHSVWGGLLSSLPAGSHRTFLARAFDASGTLLYEGSASGISLSANQTALVALTLQQVDAPPPFQNAAPFIDSLAAASTSVTAGGTLSLVAAAHDPNAGDTLTYAWSSTAGSFSSATAASTSWTAPSTLGLQTLTLTVTDSRGLSSSVSLAISVTPSPALGSAQITISFNLSPQVASLSATPTRLAVGQATAVSVSASDLDGDSLSYAWNASCAGSWANATSSAAQFTPSALPFGTCNNCRLTVTVSDARGGQTTGTVALCVSNIPTTNHLQPVIVSASSSSGTATAGQVITYEVMASDPEGSALSFSWTATTGSLSTAATTASSSRITWTAPPCVRSSPVPELTATITNAFHLTATQSFSITGLPLCPPPSWASTGAMLSPRGYHTATLLPNGKVLVAGGSHQGRLATAELYDPASGTWSATGPMLAPRDGHTATLLLNGKVLVVGGNPQGLLATAELYDPATGTWSATGPMLAPRDGHTATLLLNGKVLVAGSWGYSGAPATTELYDPVSGTWSDAGRLLPARSYAMETLLPNGKVLIVGEDAQGNLSPVEYDPAGGTWSDTGGTTSGRWNYTATLLPSGRLLITGGFGNPGLLAAAEAYDPASGTWSAAGTMSLHRYSHTAVPLRSGKVLVFGGDGWGGDLAAAEVYDPASSTFGPAGTMLTRRTSPWAMVLPDGRVLIAGGYDLQSHLPMAAAEEYDPATDTWSPAGAMLTPRNGYRVTLLPDGRVLVTGGSGTTGGLTQAELYTP, via the coding sequence ATGAAGAAAGCCTCCACTCCCCTGCTGTTGGCGCTGGGGCTGGCGCTGCTCGCGGGCTGCTCTGCCTCTTCCGGCACGGGCTCGGCACAGCTTGCTGTCTCGTTGCCCCAGGCGCTCTCCGCCTCCGTCTCCCGCGTCTCGGTCACTGTCAGCGCCGCGGACATGCCCTCTGTCTCCGTGGACCTCGTCTTCTCCCACAGCGTCTGGGGCGGCTTGCTCAGCTCGCTGCCCGCGGGCTCCCACCGCACCTTCCTGGCCCGGGCCTTCGACGCCTCCGGCACCCTTCTCTATGAGGGTTCTGCCTCCGGCATCTCCCTCTCCGCCAACCAGACCGCCCTGGTCGCCCTGACCCTTCAACAAGTCGATGCACCGCCTCCGTTCCAGAACGCGGCCCCGTTCATCGACTCCCTGGCCGCCGCTTCCACCTCGGTAACCGCGGGCGGCACCCTCTCCCTGGTGGCCGCCGCACATGACCCGAACGCGGGCGATACGCTCACCTACGCCTGGTCCTCCACCGCGGGCTCCTTCTCCTCGGCCACCGCTGCCTCCACCTCGTGGACGGCGCCTTCCACCCTCGGCCTTCAGACCCTCACCCTCACCGTCACGGACTCCAGGGGCCTTTCCTCCAGCGTCTCGCTGGCCATCTCCGTCACCCCGAGCCCGGCGCTGGGCAGCGCGCAGATCACCATCTCCTTCAATCTCTCTCCCCAGGTGGCCTCCCTCAGCGCCACGCCCACCCGGCTGGCTGTCGGACAGGCCACGGCGGTCTCCGTCTCGGCCTCGGACCTGGATGGCGACAGCCTGTCCTACGCTTGGAACGCCTCGTGCGCGGGCTCCTGGGCCAATGCCACCTCCAGCGCGGCCCAGTTCACTCCGTCGGCCCTGCCTTTCGGCACCTGCAACAACTGCCGCCTCACCGTTACCGTCTCTGACGCGCGCGGCGGGCAGACCACCGGCACCGTGGCCTTGTGCGTCAGCAACATCCCCACCACCAACCACCTCCAGCCTGTCATCGTCTCCGCCTCCAGCTCGTCAGGCACCGCCACGGCCGGACAGGTGATCACCTATGAGGTGATGGCCAGCGACCCCGAGGGTTCCGCGCTCTCCTTCTCCTGGACGGCCACCACTGGCTCTCTGAGCACCGCGGCCACCACCGCCTCCTCCAGCCGCATCACCTGGACGGCTCCGCCCTGTGTCCGGAGCAGCCCGGTTCCTGAGCTCACCGCCACCATCACCAACGCCTTCCACCTGACAGCCACCCAGAGCTTCTCCATCACCGGGCTACCGCTCTGTCCTCCGCCGAGCTGGGCCTCGACAGGCGCCATGCTCTCGCCTCGCGGCTACCACACGGCCACGCTGCTGCCCAACGGCAAGGTCCTCGTCGCGGGGGGCAGCCACCAGGGGCGCCTCGCGACGGCGGAGCTGTACGATCCGGCCTCGGGTACCTGGAGCGCGACAGGTCCCATGCTCGCGCCTCGTGACGGCCACACGGCGACGCTGCTGCTCAACGGCAAGGTCCTCGTCGTGGGGGGCAACCCCCAGGGGCTCCTCGCGACGGCGGAGCTGTACGATCCGGCCACTGGCACCTGGAGCGCGACAGGACCCATGCTCGCACCTCGTGACGGCCACACGGCGACGCTGCTGCTCAACGGCAAGGTCCTCGTCGCGGGGAGCTGGGGCTACAGCGGGGCTCCAGCGACCACGGAGCTGTATGACCCGGTCTCAGGCACCTGGAGCGATGCTGGCAGACTGCTCCCGGCTCGCTCCTACGCCATGGAGACGCTGCTGCCCAACGGCAAGGTGCTCATCGTGGGGGAAGACGCGCAGGGCAACCTCTCCCCGGTGGAGTACGACCCGGCCGGGGGCACCTGGAGCGACACAGGTGGCACGACCTCTGGCCGTTGGAACTACACGGCGACGCTGCTGCCCAGCGGGCGACTGCTCATCACTGGAGGGTTCGGCAACCCCGGGCTCCTCGCGGCGGCGGAAGCGTACGACCCGGCCTCGGGCACCTGGAGCGCTGCCGGCACCATGTCCTTGCATCGCTACTCCCATACGGCGGTGCCGCTGCGCTCCGGCAAGGTGCTCGTCTTCGGGGGAGACGGCTGGGGCGGCGATCTCGCGGCGGCCGAGGTGTACGACCCGGCGTCGAGCACCTTCGGCCCCGCGGGTACCATGCTGACACGCCGCACCTCTCCTTGGGCGATGGTGCTGCCTGACGGCCGGGTGCTCATCGCGGGGGGATACGACCTCCAGTCCCATTTGCCTATGGCCGCGGCGGAGGAGTACGACCCGGCCACGGACACCTGGAGCCCCGCAGGCGCCATGCTCACGCCTCGCAATGGCTACAGGGTGACGTTGTTGCCCGACGGCAGGGTGCTCGTCACGGGTGGATCCGGCACCACCGGCGGTCTCACGCAGGCGGAGCTCTACACACCTTGA
- a CDS encoding Kelch repeat-containing protein gives MNKSSLSLLLALGLALLAGCSPSSSGTGSIQFAVAVPQALSASVSRVSVTALAADFPSVSVDLVFANGSWGGTLGDLPAGAHRTFLARAFDASGTALFEGSASGVSIAAGQTALVAITLQQVNAPAFQNEAPIIDSLTASSTSVSVGNSLSLAASASDPNPGDTLSYAWTATAGSFSSATAASTSWTAPASTGIQTLSLTVTDSRGLSSSITVVVNVLPSGEQGQAQLSISFNSTPRVDSLNATASQLAVGQSTAVSASASDLDGDSLTYSWSNSCAGSWANAASRAAQFTPSELPASTCNNCDLTVTVSDGRGGQTTGTVALCVRAPPELNHLPPLILSASGSSGTATARQVLTYEVVASDPEGSALSFSWTATAGSLGTAADSASSSRITWTAPGCVSEGTPLAITATITNAFHLTATKSFSVTGLPVCVPPSWTSTGSLVSPRYGHTATLLPSGKVLVVGGWGSSSTSLATAELYDPATGTWSATGSLHGSRVNHTATLLSNGQVLVAAGTGSGSPGMYGTAEVYDPASGTWRETGLLTLPRVFASATLLLDGQVLLTGGINERSGFLAAAEVLDPSAGIGTWRATGSMASARFFHTTTRLPNGKVLVAAGLDSGVPSTTAEVYDPASGSWSATGSMGSPHSWHAATLLNNGRVLVTGSAYGPPPQVTAEVYDPASNSWSAAASMLTPRAYHSATLLKNGRVLIAGGDGGPLAPAEEYDPTSDTWSAAGSMLTPRSGTTATLLLNGQVLFVGGVSGSDPLSTAELYTPGTP, from the coding sequence ATGAACAAAAGCTCCCTCTCCCTGCTGCTGGCGCTGGGGCTGGCGCTGCTCGCGGGTTGCTCGCCCTCTTCCTCCGGCACCGGCTCGATTCAGTTCGCCGTCGCGGTGCCCCAGGCGCTCTCCGCCTCCGTCTCCCGCGTCTCCGTCACTGCGCTCGCCGCCGATTTCCCCTCCGTCTCGGTGGACCTTGTCTTCGCCAACGGCTCCTGGGGCGGCACGCTCGGCGACCTCCCCGCAGGCGCCCATCGCACCTTCCTGGCCCGGGCTTTCGACGCTTCGGGCACTGCGCTCTTCGAGGGCTCTGCCTCCGGCGTCTCCATCGCCGCTGGCCAGACCGCTCTGGTCGCCATCACCCTCCAGCAAGTCAACGCGCCTGCCTTCCAGAACGAAGCCCCGATCATTGACTCCCTGACGGCCTCCTCCACCTCGGTGTCCGTGGGCAACTCCCTCTCGCTCGCCGCTTCCGCGAGCGATCCCAATCCCGGAGACACGCTCTCCTACGCCTGGACCGCCACCGCAGGCTCCTTCTCCTCGGCCACCGCGGCCTCCACCTCGTGGACGGCTCCGGCCTCCACCGGCATTCAAACCCTCTCCCTCACCGTGACGGACTCCCGGGGCCTCTCCTCCTCCATCACGGTGGTGGTCAACGTCCTCCCCTCGGGGGAGCAGGGCCAGGCGCAGCTCTCCATCTCCTTCAATTCCACCCCTCGCGTGGATTCCCTCAACGCCACGGCCTCCCAACTGGCCGTGGGGCAGAGCACCGCGGTGTCCGCCTCGGCCTCGGATCTGGATGGCGACAGCCTCACCTATTCCTGGAGTAACTCGTGCGCGGGCTCCTGGGCCAACGCCGCCTCCCGCGCCGCGCAGTTCACTCCCTCCGAGCTGCCTGCCAGCACCTGCAACAACTGCGACCTGACCGTCACCGTCTCCGACGGGCGCGGCGGGCAGACCACCGGCACCGTGGCGCTGTGCGTCCGAGCGCCTCCCGAGCTCAATCACCTTCCTCCTCTCATTCTCTCCGCCTCCGGCAGCTCGGGTACGGCCACGGCGAGGCAGGTGCTCACCTATGAGGTGGTGGCCAGCGACCCCGAGGGCTCCGCGCTCTCCTTCTCCTGGACAGCCACCGCCGGCTCGCTGGGCACCGCGGCCGACAGCGCCTCCTCCAGCCGCATCACCTGGACGGCCCCTGGCTGTGTCAGTGAAGGCACTCCTCTGGCCATCACCGCCACCATCACCAACGCTTTCCACCTGACGGCCACGAAGAGCTTCTCGGTCACGGGGTTGCCTGTCTGTGTCCCCCCGAGCTGGACCTCGACGGGCTCCCTGGTTTCGCCTCGTTACGGCCACACAGCGACGCTGTTGCCCAGCGGCAAGGTCCTCGTCGTGGGGGGCTGGGGTTCCAGCAGTACCTCCCTGGCGACCGCGGAACTGTATGACCCAGCGACGGGCACCTGGAGCGCAACAGGCTCCCTGCACGGATCGCGCGTGAACCACACGGCGACGCTGCTGAGCAACGGCCAAGTGCTCGTCGCGGCAGGGACAGGATCCGGCAGTCCCGGAATGTACGGGACGGCGGAGGTGTACGATCCCGCCTCGGGTACCTGGCGCGAGACAGGCCTCCTGACCTTGCCTCGCGTCTTCGCCTCCGCGACCCTGCTGCTTGATGGCCAGGTGCTTCTCACGGGAGGCATCAACGAGAGGTCAGGCTTCCTCGCGGCGGCGGAGGTCTTGGACCCGTCCGCGGGGATAGGCACCTGGAGAGCGACCGGCTCCATGGCCTCGGCGCGCTTCTTCCACACGACAACACGGCTGCCGAACGGCAAGGTGCTCGTTGCGGCCGGACTCGACTCGGGTGTCCCTTCCACCACGGCGGAGGTGTACGACCCAGCCTCGGGCTCTTGGAGTGCGACGGGCTCCATGGGCTCGCCTCATTCCTGGCACGCGGCGACGCTGCTGAACAACGGCAGGGTGCTCGTCACGGGGAGCGCCTACGGGCCACCGCCGCAGGTGACAGCAGAGGTGTACGACCCGGCTTCGAACTCTTGGAGCGCGGCTGCTTCCATGCTCACGCCTCGCGCGTACCACTCAGCGACGCTGCTGAAGAACGGCCGAGTGCTCATCGCAGGGGGTGATGGCGGCCCGCTCGCGCCCGCAGAGGAGTACGACCCCACCTCGGATACCTGGAGCGCTGCGGGCTCCATGCTCACGCCTCGCAGCGGCACCACGGCGACGCTGCTGCTCAACGGCCAGGTCCTGTTCGTGGGGGGCGTCTCGGGCAGCGATCCCCTCTCGACGGCGGAGCTGTACACGCCCGGCACTCCTTAA